The Lycium barbarum isolate Lr01 chromosome 11, ASM1917538v2, whole genome shotgun sequence genome contains the following window.
TATTTAATATAACAACCACACAGTCGATAAGAAATAATGATAGCATAACTAATATCCGAAAGGATGAGTGGCATTCATACCTAAAGGCAAGGAGTTCAACAAATTCTGTCTCAatctaaaagaaaaagaaaaatttacATTAGTTTTCTGGCGCTATATTTTTAAGCACGAAATGTTTTTCTAAATTTTTTATTCATATCCAAGAATTTAGTAGTGTAAACTTACTCCAGTCTCTTCTTGTACTTCTCTAACGGCTGCCGTGCATATATCCTCGCCCTACAAGTGGTAAaattagataaaaaaaaattacatacatataatatataactAAATCAATATAAATCATTTCGTGTATATATTATTGACACAAGAATATTGGTATTGATTTCGTCAAACATAAAATTAATGTGTTGTTTGAACTGTGACTAGTCTGTTGATACGTGTATCATTTTTCTGACCTTGTATCTTTTGTGCATGAAAAAGAAATGGTCCTAAACAATGTACGCCTTTTTATTAGAAAAATATATAAGGATAAGCAGAGTCTTCTTTCTTATATGGATTTCAATGAACATATCTTTTGTGCATGAAAAAGAAATGGTCCTAAACAATGTACGCCTctttaatagaaaaatatataaggATAAGCAGAGTCTTCTTTCTTATATGGATTTCAATGAACATATAAAAATTGCTTAAATTCTCCGAAATTTAGTGTGTTGACAAATTTCTTTTCAAAAGTTATTCAACTGGACTTTTCCTTTTCAAAAAATTCTGGTTCCCACTTTGAGAGTTTCCCCTGTAGGTTTAAGTAATGACTCGGAAAAGTATTAGTGCTAGTAAGAGATATGAACGCATAAAGCTACTGATGAAATCCTCGTGAATATAATGTTATAGAGTTTATCTTATTCTTGGACTAGTTAAATTAACTTAATTATTTGGTTTTCATAGAGTAGGCTAAACAAATATAGTTGAAGAAAGGCTAAAATTCACAAATAGCTAGTTTGCAGTATTTGTAACTGAAGAATAATCATTGTCATGAggtttagttaaaaaaaaaaagtaccaaGTTCGAAAAATAAAAAAGACTGGATGTCCAACTCGCGCCTATATGACATGACCGATCAATAGATCCATCTTTGTCATTTATTCTATACATTTCATATCCCATAAGTGACGGTGATTATTTTCAGATACAAAATTAAAAAGTGGTCAATAGGTGCTATTTCTACGTTGATGGACATGATCACTTGAGTCTTATATTGTTGGAATTCATGTTGGGCTTGAATCACTCCAGATCATGACTTTTAAAGCTATAAATATATGACTAGGTCCCCTTTATACTCCTCAACTTTCGTAACCGTCCCATATGCTGATAGACGAGAAGGGGAGGAAGACTTGGCCAATCCAACCACGAACCATGGCTGGAAGTTGCTATGACGTCTTTATGTGTTAATCTTGTTTCTAAAGTGCTCTTGATCTATGCAATAATTTTTACGCTGTTACTATAAATTTACTTACATGTAATGCGCTCGTCTCTCTAAAGAAAATGATATTCCAATTAATCCTCCAAGTTAATTACTTATCTTTTTATCCTAAGTGCTGATTCCTTATTCTTTCAGATTTTTAATTTACGAATTTGTGTAAATATCGTCGAAAGCATTGTATAAAGAGATGAGATGTTATTCTGTACCAGCACACACCTTTAAGGGAAATGAATAAATTAATAGACCAAGTAAAGATCAGAAAAAAGGAAAAGATATAAAATTGTAGACCTCATCAACAACGCCAGTAGGCAGCTTCCAGGTTCCAGtgctttttccagatttttctttAACTACCAGCACCTGTCAAATGCAAAAGAAAGCAAGTTATACTTTCTGTTTTATTCTTATTAataatttatttagtatgataTATTTAATGTAATAAGTTTCAAAAAATTTATAGTCACGCAAATGCTTTGGTATGTTGAAGGTTATAAATTTCAAAATTGATCATTTCCTTTTTAAAAGACACGATCAAACATATGACAGAAATCACACTTGGAAAGAATGAACAATTAGCTGGAGACGCGGGTGTCGTAGTGAAATGACACTTTCCTTTCTTAATGAAAGACCGCTCCTTACCAATATCTAATTGTGTATATAAAAAAATTGCTTAATGACAAACTCTTATTAGAATTTTTGATCGATTTAAATTATATTACATAAATTAAAATAGGGGGAGAAATTAAAACATCTGGACAAAACTCACAAGGACTCTCgaaaatataaaaagagaaaattaGATAGTGACCAAAAAATaacgagaaaaaaaaagaaactttaaTAGACCTGTCCATCGTCGTTGAGAACAAAAGCACCAATACCAACACGATGAGAAGCATTAGCAGGTAAAGTGTGAGGTGTTTCATGAGGAATCCAATACACAAGCATCAAGtatgttgcttctgcatgatgaTACCAAAACCCCTCCTGCATTAAGCATGTAAACCACTCATTTATATGAACCTAAAATCTAATTTTAAGTGGAGTGTATATGCATTTGCATGAGTATTTTACCTTCACTGCTGCATCAACAAGATGTGCAAGTTCTATAGGCAACTTAATCCAAACACCCTTCTTTCCCTGAGCATCAAAATGATTGGAGAGAAGAACGAAAATAAAATTAGAAGATGAGACTGAGTTTTTCGTTTTCGATGACTGGCTGTTAATGAAATATGAATTCtcgatcttttttttttctacttatAAGTTATATACGCTGGCAGTGTAATGCATATCAATGTAATTTAACTTGTTATAGCAAGTTATTTACCATTAATTTGTATTAGGTTACCACtcaatatatattatagtattaaATAGAGTTACCTGCAAAATTACCTTTTAAATGAGTTGATTATATAAACGATTTTTACATCATCAGCAATGCATAAAATTACTTAAACTCAAATACAAATGATCTAAATAGCAAGTATATATCTTAGTATTATGCATACCTTTAGCCTCCAATGAGAAAGGGAAGCCCTTAGCATAGTATGAAATGTATGAGAATCCATAGGCTCCTCCTTCTGCATGTTCACAGTAACTCCTCCATAATTATCTTCATTTGCCTCAAATATTTCCATTTTTATGTCAATTGCCTCTCCAATAGAACCCATTTTCTTCGATTCTCAAAAGTCTGAGCTATTGGAAGAACAAAGGAAATGGAGTACTAAGCATTGGGTCGAGAAATCTGAACAACTTAAGTACTACTGATGGTACTTATATTAATTACTTTTGTACGGATGCAtaattatatataatattttcGCTTTAAGAAAAGGTAAAGAAATCTGAAATTTGTACTAGCAATTATTTTGTTGCCTCTTTACTATTTCCAACGTATTACTCCGCACGTCTTAAGTTAGATTTAGCTCCAAAGCATGCTTCCAAAGGACAACAAATATATTGTAAAATAAGAGATCGCTTATTAGTTTAAACTAAATAATATCCGAGGCAAATTCAGGATTTGAATGTTATAAATTTTAGTTCAATTTTTTACCATAACCTATCTAATTTATTGTGTTCGAAATAATTATTTGTACTCTTACTGAAATTTTTAACGCATATATAAAATTTGAGCCAAATAAGTTGATGAATTCGAGTGATCCTGCAACTTACCTTCTATTTTGATTGTTTATAGTTGAAGCAAATGTTTTTACTTCCTCTTCCAACTTAATTATAATTTGAAAtacaaagaattaaaaaaaaaagtaactaaGTAAGATATTCTTAATAAAAAAGGAGATGATCAACAAATGTTTTTTCTATTACTCTTCATGCCAAGAAAGAAATATCCGTTACAAATTATAGAATTCAATCCAATAATATTTTTTGGAAAGTCTTCTTATACCTCTAAATATATCATAAATACCAGGGTAAAAATCATTAATAATTTGATAAAACTGAAGAATAAGAAAAAGTCATAGTCTCCTTCGATAATAACTCTAAATTTTATAAATTTAGGGAACTCTTGCTGAAGTTTTTAAAAATCAATTGAACATTGGTAAACTAAAATAGAAACATACAtttaatatatactccctccgtacCAAAAAGATTGTCGctctttcttttttagtttgttccaaaaagattagcatctttctatatttagaaacaatttatatttagaaacaattaaactttatgaaatgatttacaaccacacaaataacTACGACTTTTTTggatcacacatttcaaaagtctgtctttatttcttaaactttgtgccaagtcaaactaagacaacctttttgggacggagggggtATTAAAGTACTATTTATCCTTTTTTTCATAAATGGATATAATAAACGTTACAATTACTCATTAACTATGTAAAATTTTACTTTGTAAACCAAGTAAATAATATAACTAAATGTGTAGAAATTGACATCTAATTTAAAGTATGAATGCGCATAGGTGCTAGTGTAAAAGTAAGAATGCAACATGCAGGTAGGTAATTCAATAAATACTAGTACTATCAATCATATACGATCCCTccatttcaaaattttcaacttATGATTATGTAACATAATTTGACTTGACAAAGAATttaagatttttttaaaaaaaaaaacttgtgtcTTAGATCGGCCACGAGATATTGGTGTCTATAAAATCATGCAGTTAAGAGTAAACCAATAAATGTtaatgttaaattatttctaatacCAAAATATATCATTAATTTTTTGTGTGACAGACTAACAAAAAATCGTGACGTATAAAATGAAAGGAGGGGAGTAATATGTTTTGGGACCTCAGCGTATATGTTGTTAGCTTAAACAGGATTTATTGTCAAAATTTTGATGAGCTGATCAAGTATCACGAGGATATGCATATGCATGGTACCAGAGAAAGATAAAGAAAAACAACCTTTAATCTTTGCAATACTAAATTTAAGCAACTCCAAAGTTCTTGTTCGGCTAATTAAAACGAAGATAACGTACGTACCACTTAGCAAAATATATCAGGGTTTTGCTTCAGCTACAATATTttgaaaatgcatgaaaacataGTAATGAGAATGCCCTATTTATACAAGGGAAGCTCTAGCATTATCCGCTGACGACATAAAGTTTACTTACAAAATACATCATATGGCactgaaaaaaataaatataaattagGAATAGAAACTGAGCAGAAATTTACTTGGAGACGTTTACTTGCGTGAAGCACGATATACTGTAGGGGTCGTCTTTTTGCTAATTATAGTTTAATGTTATGTCACATGTACCCGCTGTAGGCCGGGCATAACTGGGCAGTTGCTTATGCATAAACCAGCAAAATCCAACATAGGGCAAATTAGGCACCAAGTCCAATAACTAAAACCGTGTTTATTGGTGCAAAACTAGGGGGTTGGCCAAAAGGTCATTTTGAAAAGTTATTTTGTCAAAAGGCCATAAGTGTTCAGAAATTGATGCTTTGACcatcagtggcggatccaggattttcattcagggtgttcggaaaaaaaaactaaatatacaCTGTCATTTTTTTtcgagggtgttcaaaagttaatatatgcacataaacacagaaaatttaccctatatatacattgtaatattttgccgagggtgttcgagTGATAGATCCGCCCCTGTTGACCACCATTTATGATGTCAGCACGTCAGAGAACTGCTGTGTCAAATCCCAGCTCCAAAGTTTTGAAAACTACACTTTGGCCCCCTCAGCCCTAACATTTTTTTTACTTGGAATagaaattaaaaaacaaaatattttcctccaaaaGCACTAAAAGCTCCCATTTTCTGCTTTTTTCTGACCATTTTTTGGGCAAAAATTCTGGCTTTTCACCGAATAATCGATCCCCAACGACAGCAAGCTTCCATAGTTCAGCCATTGTAAGTAAAATCTGGTAGAAATCGTTGAGAAGGAGCTTTCCTCATTGTTGTAAAAGCTCACTTTTCCGGCGAAAATTCCGGCCTCATTCTGACATTCCATCACTTCTCCATTCAAATACCTCAGTTCTCAACTGGTAAGAGCTTTATCCCTGATCTTTTTGGTTCTGCATCTGGTACAGCTCTCCGGTCAGTAATAGACCACAGTCGTCAACGAGTCATCGACCAGACATAGACCAAAGTCATAGtctattatatattttattatgGCATCAATTGCAGAATATATTATAGTAGGTGATGATTACATAGGTTGGATGGAAGGAGATCCCAAAATGTTGGAATTGGAATTCTGTGAGCAAGGTGAGAGTGCCGATTGTCGTGTGTCGCAATGGTACGTATAATGACTAGGTCACGAGCATAATGGAAAGCGAGGAGTTAAATTGTGAGCCTAGAAACTTGCGCATTAGTTATATGATTAATGTTTTGCCCACTAGGGGAACAACTCATCCTTCTTTCTTAACGAATGATAGGCATGTGGTATTGTACATGCTTGATGTTGCTGCTGATAGTTATAGGCCTGTTTTGAGAATAAATTTTGTTAAAAGGTCACAAGTGGTTCTACATCAGTAGCACCACCCCCACTCACAGACCCACCACTGTCACAACCGTCAACCGATGAAGTTTCAATACAACATGAAGTCATAGGTGATCATTTTATGGATATGGATGATCCTGATAGTGATGACGAAAAGTGTGATGGAAATGATGGGGGTGATGGGTAGCCGCCAAGTGGTTCACAAAGCAACCACAACTTTAGTGATGGAACCAGTTTTTACTATGGGCAAACATTTGAGAACAAACAgtatttaaagattttattgaaGAAAGTTGCAATAAAGACCCCGTTTTGTTTTAAACCAAACAAGAGTAATAACAAATATTATAAGGTGGAATGCACCACTCCTGGTTATGGATGGATGTTGCGGGCCAATAAGTACAACAAATCAGATAGGTTTCGCATTTACAAGTATGTTGGTGATCACACTTGCGGGGTTGAATACATTACGAGCACTCATAAATATGCCTCAGCAACTATCCTTACATCAGTCTTGATGAATGACTCTATTGACAACAAAGGACCAACAAAAAAGGGAAATCCAGAGGACGGTTTTCAAGGAGTTATATTGTAATCCAAGCTATTGGTAGTGTTGGAAGGTAGGTGTAACGGCTAAGAACATGGTTAGGAGGACACTGGAGCACGGGTATGCTTGCTTACCGGCTTATTCGTACATGGTTGAAAATATAAATTCAGGTTCCAGAATTTGCATTAGTCTTGATGATGCGGACAGGTTCAAATATTACTTTGTAGCTTGCTGAGCTTGCATTCGAGGATATAAACACATGGGAAAGGTTATTACCATTGACGGCACACATTTATACGGCAAGTATGAGGATGTGTTGTTGTCCGCCGTCGCACAAGACACTGAGAACTGTATCTATCCAATTGCTTTTTGCGTGGCAGACAAGGAGTGTGATGAATCCTAGACCAACTTCTTCGAGCAGCTGAGGTACATAATTGCCGATGAACCAGACTTGTGCATCATCTCTGATAGGTATAAGAGCATAGCCAACAGTATTTCTAGAATTTTTGAGCATGCTCATCATGGACTATGAACGAAGCATCTTGGTGGTAACCTTTGAAAAAAATTCAATGTGGAGATGCTCTGCATGTGTAATATGAAGCAACAAAGGCATATGGTTACCAGGAGTTCAATGAACATTTTCAGCAATTAAGGGATAATTGTCTCGAAGCTGCTAATTGCCTCGAGTTTGATATTGGATTTGACAAGTGGAGCAGGGCATATTTTCCAGCAAATAGGTACGATGTGCTGACCATAAACATTGCGGAGTAGCTAAACTCAATGTTGAGGGATGAAAGAGAGTGCCCTGTGACTGCCTGTTTCACTTCCATTTCTAGGAGGTTTGCTAAAATTTTCGGGCAGATACGTGCAGATATCAGCAGGTCAATCAATTTATTTGTGCCTTCGAATGAAAAGATGCTAAGGGAAAAGATGAATGAGGGCAACTCCTAGTTTGTCAATAATATAAACGGGGATGCCAATGAGTTCACTGTAGTCGATAGTGGCCTAACTACCAAAGTCAATCTACTGAACAAAACATGTACTTGTAAAGAGTATGACTTGGTGAAATTACCATGTGCTCACGCGATGTCAGCCTTGAGATTGAAGTACGGACCTGATTATAGTTCAAGCATCTACAAGGATTCCTCGCCCATGTATAAAGTTCAGTCTTACATTCTTGCATTTGGTGAAACTATTAATGTAGTCCTTACAAAGTTAGAATGGGAAGTCCCAGAAAAGTATGCAAACATGTATATTCCTCCACTCCTTTACGATACCAAACTTGGAAAAAAAAGAGTAAAGCGTATTCCTGGCGTCGCGGAATCTTTCAAGGGAAGTAGCAAAGGGATGAGAAACAAGTGCTCGATTTTTAAGGGGGCTAGTCACAAGAAAACAACATGTTAATATTTGAGAGAGCATcccaattgatttttttttaatttgaatgtATTTTTATTGTATTAGATCAATATTAATCGAATTTATTTTAGTCTATCAGAGAATCTATGCGTGTTTATAATAGACCAATCCGCTGGTCTATAATGGTTCATAGTTAGGAAATTAATCTTCCTTTAGGAGATCTATACTCACCAATTAAAACCCTTACCATGCGGAACTGAGTAGTGTAATGATTACCTTTGTAGAATAATGGCATTTCATGTCTAATCACactgataaaatatatatttaaacGATACTTCCATGCCCATAGCCACGTGTCTCTTAGAAATTGGGTGATGGTTCACTTAATCGATGAAAATAGTATTTATATCTTTCTCATTCCTTATTTCCTCCATTTCAAAAAACTCAAGCCCATAGAAATTCCAAATCATTCATCTCCAAAATGCCCAAAAGACTCTGCCTTCCTAGGCACCTAAGGATACAAACTCCATCACCAGATGTTCTTCTTCTACGAACTGACTTCGAACGGCTCTTTAGGGGGCTGGGAGAGGACAGGGAGAGATTGACAAGGTCTCTTCGTAGGATTGAGCGATTTCTGCGTGTCCTCTTGCAGGAGAAAAATATCGACCCAAATGCCCTCATAatcccccaaccccccccccccccccgggaaaTCCCTAGACTAGTTTAGTTATGTAGTTTTAGtttttatgtatattttcattttattGAAAGTTTTTTACAAAGATTTCGTTGATGAAAGTTATAGATGGAAACAGCTTTCGGGCTTTCATCTATGAAAGCTTTTAGATATTTTTACCGTTATGGTTGGGGGCtgcaatgaaatgaaatatatggTTGGTGTTCATATTTCATGTGTTGTGTTTTATTTATGTCCTTTTCTGTTTATTGCATTTGTTTACTAACCGTCGAAATAAAGCTAAGTGTGTTGGGTCTATTAATAAACATAACTATAGTAAACGACTATGATCTATAATTACTCATTGAGACGGTCTATGATGGACCTTCAAGGTTGATTATAAACCACGGGAATAAAGGTTTTTATTGAAACTAGAAGCCTGCTAAATTTGCACGAGTCCAatagacccaaaaaaaaaaaatgaaaccccaaaccccaaatctaaaaaagccaaaaataaataaaaagacttgatactatttaaacattataacaACACTTTAATATATCACATGAGAGTCTCCATCCATTATAACTATTTTGATCATGTGTCTAGtggatggggactctcatatgatgtattaaagtgttattataatgtttaaatagtatcaagtatttttatttattttattttatttatttattgtttttttttagatttggggtttggggtttcattttttttttttttttggtctgttggacttgtgcaaattTAGAAGGCTTCTCGTTCCAATAAAAATCTTTATTCCCGTGGTTTATAATAAACCTTAAAGGTCCATCATAGACCGTTTCAATGAGTAATTATAGATCATAGTCGTTTACTATAGTTATGTTTATCAATAGACCCAGCACACTTAGCTTTATTTCGATGGTTAGAAGACGTATTTATTACAACGGTAATAAATAAAATATTCTTAAATTTACAACGGTAACTATACACCCTTCCATATATAAAACTGACTCAAACTTCAAAAATATTCATTGTCTCTTTTGTTGATCAAACACCTCCATAGTCTCTTTTCTTGATCAAACTCCACCATTATCTTTTTTCTTGATCAAAACACCCAAAATATCACAGCTATGCGAAACATCTCAACCAAAAGATCTTGACATTTGTTTCTGCGGAGAATACACTATCTTGAAGGCATCACGCACCCCAAAGAACCCAGGTCACAGATTCTTTAATTGTGCAGTTGGAACTgtaagtttctaattcaaaatGTATGCGTTTTTTATATGGTTTCAGGACAAAAAACTCTTATTGATTGTTGTTTGTAGGAATATGGTGGCTGCGACTATTTCAGGTTTTTTGATCCACACCCCAACAAAACACTAAAAAAATCTCAAATAAGCTCAGGACCTAGTAGGAGCCCAGGTGGACCTGAGACACCAATATCAAAAGGCTTAACCAAATCCGAACTGCAAAATAGGCTCAGAGAATCTTCAGAGAACAAGGAATTACTTCAGTCGTTGTTGAGataatctggaaaaaaaaatcacttgAAAGTTATGTTAGGAGAAGCTGAAATTAAGAGGGATGAAGTAAAACAGAGGTTGATGGTGGCTGAAGAGAAAAAGAATAGACTAACGATGCTTTTGTATGATTTATTAGTGGTGTTTGCTATATGGCATTATGTAATAGGGTTGTAGTGGGACTGGGTATTTCATTTTGGTCTATGAAGATTTTTAGACAATATGAAGCGGGTTTtatttatatgaaaaatatatgttTGTCCTCAAGCATTATAACATCTCTATTGAGTTTGTGTATAAACTTTATTCATAGTCGATAATAGTATATATAAACTCACAGTTGATGATCAACAATCATCGTAGCAGATAATAAGGTTTCATGTCGCTGATAGATAATTAAGAAGTGACCACTACTTGTAAAAACAGTCATATTTGAAGACATCTAAGTTCACAATGAAACAACACCCTTAGATACATAAGAGTCAAATTAATTGTTTGTTAAAACAATCATATTTGAAAACATCCAAAATATTTATGCACATCCAAATTCAAAATGTAACTGCACAATTATATACAAAGGTTTCAACGATCTAACCTTTGCATAAATTAATCCAAGACAGTCAAAATTAATGGTTTGTTAAAACTATCAGACATTAGTACGGATTGTTTGTCATCATCCATCACACCCATTCAGCAAAAACTTAATTGTTTGTTACAACCCAAATAACCAAACTAGTTGTCTGAAGAACCATTAATCTAGGCGAGGACACCCAACACAGCTTTTTTAGAGTCAAACTCAACATCAGCTTGACTCGCCTCACTAACATTCTTCTCATTAACCTTAGCAGGGACATCTGCTGCCTTCTCAGCTTGAGCAGCTGGCATAGGGAGCTCAACCTTCTCGACCTCTACTTTCTCAAAGTTTCCCGACTTCAAAAGTTGGTCTAGGTACCTCAACCTTCTCAAGATCAGCACTAAGATTCTTCTCATTAACCTGGACAGTTGGCACGAAAACATCTGCTGCCTTCTCAACTTGAGCAGCTGGTCTAAGAAGCTCAACAGTTAGCTCAACACCTACATTCAACTTTTTCATAGCAGATGGGTCCACAGGTGCTTGTGCTGCATTTTT
Protein-coding sequences here:
- the LOC132619277 gene encoding nudix hydrolase 2-like isoform X1, yielding MGSIGEAIDIKMEIFEANEDNYGGVTVNMQKEEPMDSHTFHTMLRASLSHWRLKGKKGVWIKLPIELAHLVDAAVKEGFWYHHAEATYLMLVYWIPHETPHTLPANASHRVGIGAFVLNDDGQVLVVKEKSGKSTGTWKLPTGVVDEGEDICTAAVREVQEETGIETEFVELLAFRQSHKSFFGKSDLFFICMLKPLNFTIHKQDSEIEEAKWMPIEEYAAQPKLNQSELSKTIAKICVAKKQKQYTGFSALPTTTGHSSKKSYIYSNI
- the LOC132619277 gene encoding nudix hydrolase 10-like isoform X2; this translates as MGSIGEAIDIKMEIFEANEDNYGGVTVNMQKEEPMDSHTFHTMLRASLSHWRLKGKKGVWIKLPIELAHLVDAAVKEGFWYHHAEATYLMLVYWIPHETPHTLPANASHRVGIGAFVLNDDGQGEDICTAAVREVQEETGIETEFVELLAFRQSHKSFFGKSDLFFICMLKPLNFTIHKQDSEIEEAKWMPIEEYAAQPKLNQSELSKTIAKICVAKKQKQYTGFSALPTTTGHSSKKSYIYSNI